In bacterium, the genomic window TCGTCAAGGGTCTTTGCAAAATGGACTTTGCCTTCTTTGTCGTGGAGATAATAATAATAATCCGTTTCTTGTGGTGAAATCACTGCTTTGATTGAACTTAGGCCGGGATTGCAAATAGGTGCTGGTGGTAAGCCTGCATTTTTGCGGGTGTTGTAGGAACTTACAATTGCCAAATCTTCCCTGTCCAGGTTTTTCTTCCACCAAGTTTGCTCTCCTTGTTGGTAACCCAGCGCATACTGAATCGTCGCGTCAACCTCAAGACGCATTCCGATTTTTAAACGTTTGAGCAAAATTCCTGCAATGATTGGCCTTTCCGCGCTTGACCTGGATTCTCTTTCCACCAAAGAAGCAAGAACAACGGTTTCTGCTAAACTCCTTGTCGATTGACCGATACTTGATTTTAACTCTGCTGTTCTTTTGTCAAAGTTTTTGCGCAAAATACTCGCAACTGTTTTACCATCCGCCTCAACAGGAATCAAATAAGTATCCGGAAACATGTAGCCTTCGCGACTAGCTTTGAGAAAATCTTCTTCTTTTACTGGAAACTCTTTGGACAACTTTTCAGCCATCTCTTCAACTCGTAGGCCTTCGCGCAGGGTGATCCATTTGTCCACTCGTCCAACAGCTAGTGCTTGCAGAACCTCCTCAGGTTTCAATCCAGTTTTAATCTTAAAACTTCCTGCCTGAACTGCTGGCTCTTTGTTGTTCAGACGCAAATAAATCCTGAAAGCCACTGAGTTGCGAATGATTCCCTCTTCTTCAAGTTTTTGAGCTACCTGCAGAAAGGAGTCTCCTTTGTTGATGATGATTACTTTTTCTTTTTCGGCAGTCGTCGGTTTTATGTTTGCTTGATACCACAAAACAGCCGAGCCAAAAATCAAACTCAACAAAACTAGGAAAACAATGACCAACAAGGAAAGGCTTGTCAAAAATTTTTGGAAAAGTTTTTTAGATTGCAACATTGTTTCTTTTTTCTTGATCCAAATACTCCTGTAATAGGTTAGCTGCAACAGCAGAATCTTCATTTTTCTTTTTTGAAGTCTGGCCCGCGATTTTTGTCGTCAAAGTTTCATCGACTTTGACAAGCTCGATTTTAACTATTTCCTCTAACTCATCAGCAAATTTTTCTGCTCCAATACTATCTGGATGAGGAATTCCAAAAACCACTGTCTTGACTTGGTGCTC contains:
- the mltG gene encoding endolytic transglycosylase MltG, whose protein sequence is MLQSKKLFQKFLTSLSLLVIVFLVLLSLIFGSAVLWYQANIKPTTAEKEKVIIINKGDSFLQVAQKLEEEGIIRNSVAFRIYLRLNNKEPAVQAGSFKIKTGLKPEEVLQALAVGRVDKWITLREGLRVEEMAEKLSKEFPVKEEDFLKASREGYMFPDTYLIPVEADGKTVASILRKNFDKRTAELKSSIGQSTRSLAETVVLASLVERESRSSAERPIIAGILLKRLKIGMRLEVDATIQYALGYQQGEQTWWKKNLDREDLAIVSSYNTRKNAGLPPAPICNPGLSSIKAVISPQETDYYYYLHDKEGKVHFAKTLDEHNANVAKYL
- a CDS encoding RuvX/YqgF family protein, with amino-acid sequence MSFLGVDYGLAKIGLAISEGNLATPLPVLRIKNPGQARQRILQLIDEHQVKTVVFGIPHPDSIGAEKFADELEEIVKIELVKVDETLTTKIAGQTSKKKNEDSAVAANLLQEYLDQEKRNNVAI